The segment CTTCAGAAGACAGCAATGCATAGCTGAGACAAGGCAGTGCCTGTCGTCTCTACAAGGGGTTCTCCCCACCACTTCCATTACTACTTTCCTTTATTCCAGTCTTTACCTAGAGCGCCTCGCTTTTGGCCATAGATAGACCGTAGCAAAAAAGACAGACAGTTCAGGCCGAAAGGGCAGTGCGAGAGGGGAAGACGGGGCCTCGCGGCCGTGAGCGCACGGAGGGTAGCTATGAAACAATCATAAAGGCACCGCATCAATCCCTCAATACGCTAGCAACGGCATAAGGCGTACACCCGCCATCCGCAATGTTGTGTCTAAAATAAAAGTTAAATAAAGGACCACATATTTTGAAGTAACCTAAAAATCTACAGAGTACACTTTCTCCAGCTGTTTGTCATTGACCCAGGAAGGAAGGTGCCGTAAGGCAAAATTACGGAGAGGAATGAAGAGCGGGTTATGAGACTGGGCCACTTCACCCAGAAATCTAGACTGGCGGGTGATCCAACTGGTGCGGGGCTTCCGGCGGGTTTCAAATCGTTTGGCTGCCAGGTTGAAGTTGAAGTCTTTTCTAAGTTCGTCGGCAAAGACAGCGGCATCTTCTACCGCCTGGCAGGCACCCTGTCCCATGTTGGGCGTGGTGGCATGTCCCGCATCGCCCAGCAGCAAGATGTTCTGGAATGCGAATTGGGAGAGAGGGGCTATGTCATAGAGGTCGTGCCAGAGCAATTGATCCGGATTGGTGTGGCGGAACAACCCTGGGATGGGCGAATGGTAGTGCTGAAAGTGCCGGTGCAGGTCTTCCACTTGCATTGCCTTCATGCGGGGGCTGTTCTGGGGAGCGTTGATGCAGGCAAACCAATAAATTTTATTTCCCTTCAGGGGAGTCCAGCCCACCCGTCCGGCTTTGCCCCAGGTTTCTGAGGCGTAGATGCTTTCCAGTCCAGGGTTGTCAATGATGGCCCGCCAACAGGTATACCCGGCATAGCGTGGCGTAGACCAAGGCACCAGTTGCTGCCTGATGGCCGAATTGATTCCGTCTGCCACCAGCAAGTGGTCAAACGTTGCCTCTTTGCCGTCCTGAAAATAAACGGTAACTCCTTGCTCAGTAGCAGTGGTTTTGAGCGCTCGTTTTTCGGGGTGCAGGGAAGAAGCGGGCAGATGGTTAACCAGCACTTTATGCAGGGAGGCTCTATGAATGACAAAATTATCCAGCCCGTACTTTTCACTCATGGCCCGGCTGTCAGTTCGGTTGATGAGTCGACCCTGGTCATCAAAGATATGGAACCCGTCCAGGCAGTTGCCTTCCGAAATTATTTCGTCCGCTATGCCGATGTATTTGAATCCTTTGATTGCATTGGCCGCCAGGGCCAGGCCGGCACCTACAGGTTCAAACTTTGGAGCCGCATCAAATACCTGGGCCTGAATGCCTATTTTTTGTAACGCAATAGCCGTTGTTAATCCAGCGATTCCTCCACCAATTATCCCGATGTTCATGCTGTAAAATAAAAAACAAAGGGCGAGAAGCTGCTCTTTTTCCCTCTTTTTTAGGAAAAGCAGCTAAACATCTATTGGGTTACGGCACCTGGTAGATCACCGCATTAGCATTCATCCCGGCGCCTACTGAAGCAAAAACCACGTGATCACCGCTATGTAGTTCCTGGCCCTCCAGTTCTCCTCTTGCGACAAGGTCATACAACACTGGCAAGGTGGCTACCGAGTTATTCCCAAGGGTGGAGATGGTCATAGGCATGATGTCCGCTGGGATGGTGTCTTGCCCATATAATTTGAACAGACGCTCCAGCATGGCCTCGTCCATTTTCTCATTGGCCTGGTGAATCAGAACCTTCTTAATGGCTGAAAGGGGCAGGTTGGCTTTGTCTATACAGTCTTTGATCAACTGCGGAACGGTGGTTAACGCGTACTCATAGATTTTGCGGCCATCCATCTTGATGTACAACTCTTCGCGGGGAAGGGCCTGGTTATAGGAAGGGGAGGAGTTTAACCAGAAGGTTTGCGTAAGCGTGTCTGACACCGTGAGGTGCTTCAAAACACCTATTTTGGAATCCCCTTCCCGCGCTTCTACAACCACTGCGCCGGCACCATCTGAATAGATCATGCTATCCCGGTCATAAGCATCAGATACCCTGGACAAAGTTTCGGTACCAATCACCAAAATTCTTTTGGCGTCGCCGGACTGCAGGTAATAGTGGGCCTGGATGAGGGCCTGCAGCCAACCGGGGCACCCGAAGGGCAAGTCATACGCCACCGTGTACGGGTTGGCGATTTTGAGTTTGTGCTTGATTCTGGCAGCCAGCGGAGGCATCATGTCTACCCTGCGGGAGCAGGCTTTCACGTCTCCGAAGTTGTGGGCTACAATGATGTAATCTAATGTTTCAGGGTCAATGCCCGCGTTCTGGATGGCTTCCTGCGCCGCCAAACACCCTAAGTCTGAGGCTACCTGGTCTTCGGCGGCGTACCTTCTTTCCTGAATGCCGGTAATCTGCTGAAATTTCTGGATGATGACCTCGTTTGCGTTGGGCAATCTTTTCCCGGTGGCATCAAAGAATTCATTTTCAAGGAAGGCCTCGTTGGCCACAACATTGACTGGAAGGTATCTTCCAGAACCGGTAATAACAGTAGAAAGCGTATGCGGTGACATAAAGGGTGGTATGGTGTAATGGAACGGGCAACAGAATTTATAGCCGCAGGAAACCTTTTATTTCAAGACTATACACTATTGGTATATAACCGTAGGCTCAAGTCTTTGGCTCTGCAACCTCAAAGTGCAGATTATTTTTCAGAATGAGAAATGAGGGTAGGCTTA is part of the Rufibacter tibetensis genome and harbors:
- a CDS encoding FAD-dependent monooxygenase; this translates as MNIGIIGGGIAGLTTAIALQKIGIQAQVFDAAPKFEPVGAGLALAANAIKGFKYIGIADEIISEGNCLDGFHIFDDQGRLINRTDSRAMSEKYGLDNFVIHRASLHKVLVNHLPASSLHPEKRALKTTATEQGVTVYFQDGKEATFDHLLVADGINSAIRQQLVPWSTPRYAGYTCWRAIIDNPGLESIYASETWGKAGRVGWTPLKGNKIYWFACINAPQNSPRMKAMQVEDLHRHFQHYHSPIPGLFRHTNPDQLLWHDLYDIAPLSQFAFQNILLLGDAGHATTPNMGQGACQAVEDAAVFADELRKDFNFNLAAKRFETRRKPRTSWITRQSRFLGEVAQSHNPLFIPLRNFALRHLPSWVNDKQLEKVYSVDF
- a CDS encoding 3-oxoacyl-ACP synthase III family protein, with translation MSPHTLSTVITGSGRYLPVNVVANEAFLENEFFDATGKRLPNANEVIIQKFQQITGIQERRYAAEDQVASDLGCLAAQEAIQNAGIDPETLDYIIVAHNFGDVKACSRRVDMMPPLAARIKHKLKIANPYTVAYDLPFGCPGWLQALIQAHYYLQSGDAKRILVIGTETLSRVSDAYDRDSMIYSDGAGAVVVEAREGDSKIGVLKHLTVSDTLTQTFWLNSSPSYNQALPREELYIKMDGRKIYEYALTTVPQLIKDCIDKANLPLSAIKKVLIHQANEKMDEAMLERLFKLYGQDTIPADIMPMTISTLGNNSVATLPVLYDLVARGELEGQELHSGDHVVFASVGAGMNANAVIYQVP